From Bacillus basilensis, a single genomic window includes:
- a CDS encoding RNA polymerase sigma factor, giving the protein MKHKQSLEEIYSEHMQDLFRYLLSLTGDSHCAEDLMQETFYRMLIHIDYYKGEEIRPWLFTIAYNAFIDWYRKEKRYKTTTIAEFHLPNVPSTEHSYFVKHEIASWLDSLSSLPLERRNVLLLRDYYGFSYKEIAEMTGLSLAKVKIELHRGRKETKSIKE; this is encoded by the coding sequence GTGAAACATAAACAATCATTAGAAGAAATTTACTCAGAGCATATGCAAGATTTATTTCGCTATCTTCTCTCCCTAACCGGAGATTCCCACTGTGCGGAAGATCTTATGCAAGAAACATTTTACCGAATGCTCATCCATATTGACTATTATAAAGGAGAAGAAATTAGGCCTTGGTTATTTACAATTGCCTACAACGCCTTTATCGATTGGTATCGAAAAGAAAAAAGATATAAAACAACGACAATTGCAGAATTCCATTTACCAAACGTACCAAGTACAGAGCACTCTTATTTCGTAAAACATGAGATTGCTAGTTGGTTAGACAGTTTATCTTCTCTTCCGCTCGAAAGACGAAATGTTCTGTTACTACGAGATTACTACGGATTCTCGTATAAGGAAATAGCAGAAATGACCGGTCTCTCACTAGCGAAAGTGAAAATTGAATTACACCGAGGACGAAAAGAAACGAAAAGCATAAAGGAGTGA
- a CDS encoding anti-sigma factor → MGCTEFKKLWEKYENGTLTHDEQELLENHIETCEECEAYLDELLSKSEPIKKKLPPQKLKVPFWKIKWKQRWQTVSFVLAVCIAIYFVDHFSSSLYFYNMKKLAEVNEIPALALEATIPNSRSTGGSTKIKPFFRTENEMNLVKTVGKKELPIGTVTTRSFLSSVTDTNQSWANKPYSKKLSFVHPKIKEEASLKESSKKVWDTLGKIHEGTVAEVALSFDKAYTLQEVESILYSAFEAQEMPPTPLWYALDTGQERIDEEDFILHGGEIIGFSEHINLPDNEAIRPKTKEDEVIEMMHILSTHKETVSKTTRTPEKELNLDKRYQYVKDNGVKVYGIVITGPSKELLKLQNSSHVRYATLGDIEVWNWFDY, encoded by the coding sequence ATGGGTTGTACAGAATTTAAAAAACTATGGGAGAAGTACGAAAACGGAACGCTCACGCATGATGAACAAGAACTGTTAGAAAATCATATTGAGACATGTGAAGAATGTGAAGCTTACTTAGATGAGTTGCTTTCGAAGAGTGAACCAATAAAGAAAAAACTACCACCACAAAAGCTGAAAGTCCCGTTTTGGAAAATAAAATGGAAACAACGTTGGCAAACCGTTAGTTTTGTCCTTGCCGTTTGTATTGCAATCTATTTTGTCGATCATTTTTCATCTTCTCTTTACTTCTATAATATGAAAAAGTTAGCCGAAGTAAATGAGATTCCAGCACTCGCACTAGAAGCAACAATTCCAAATAGTCGTTCCACTGGAGGCAGTACAAAAATCAAACCCTTTTTCCGTACAGAAAATGAAATGAATTTAGTTAAAACTGTCGGCAAAAAAGAACTTCCAATTGGCACAGTAACAACGCGTAGTTTCTTATCATCTGTAACTGACACAAATCAATCTTGGGCAAATAAACCCTATTCAAAAAAACTTTCCTTTGTTCATCCAAAAATCAAGGAAGAAGCTTCTTTGAAAGAATCATCTAAAAAAGTTTGGGATACACTTGGAAAGATACATGAGGGGACCGTTGCAGAAGTAGCGCTATCTTTCGATAAAGCTTACACTTTACAAGAAGTCGAATCGATTCTATATAGCGCATTTGAAGCACAAGAAATGCCGCCAACTCCTTTATGGTACGCCTTAGACACAGGACAAGAGAGAATAGATGAGGAAGATTTCATCCTACATGGTGGAGAAATTATAGGATTTTCAGAACATATAAATCTCCCTGATAATGAAGCAATACGACCGAAGACAAAAGAAGATGAAGTGATCGAAATGATGCACATTCTTTCTACACATAAAGAAACTGTAAGTAAAACTACTCGAACTCCTGAAAAAGAGCTGAATTTAGATAAGCGCTATCAGTATGTAAAAGATAACGGCGTTAAAGTATACGGGATTGTCATTACTGGTCCATCGAAAGAGTTATTAAAATTACAAAACTCGTCGCACGTTCGTTATGCGACTCTTGGAGATATTGAGGTTTGGAATTGGTTTGATTATTAA
- a CDS encoding response regulator transcription factor, translated as MYQANILLVDDETAILQLLTTILEKEGFSHITTATSAEIALSLTEQNDYDLILLDVMLPGQSGFDICPIIRQKTDCPIFFLTAKTSDLDKISGFSHGADDYITKPFNPLEVVARMKAQLRRHMKQAVPHEQKAHSSSFGRFAIDQHSAELTVNGRIVECSAQLFQLLLFFCENPNYVFSKEEIYEKVWGAPAYNGDDNTVMVHIRKLREKIEQDPSKPEYIKTVRGLGYKFITK; from the coding sequence ATGTATCAAGCAAATATTTTGCTCGTTGATGATGAAACAGCAATTTTACAATTACTAACTACCATTCTTGAAAAAGAAGGTTTTTCTCATATTACAACTGCAACATCGGCTGAAATAGCATTATCTCTCACTGAGCAAAATGATTACGATTTAATTCTTTTAGATGTCATGCTTCCTGGACAATCTGGTTTTGATATTTGTCCAATCATTCGCCAAAAAACAGATTGCCCTATCTTCTTCCTCACAGCTAAAACATCTGATTTAGATAAAATATCTGGATTTTCACACGGTGCAGATGATTATATTACAAAGCCATTTAATCCACTTGAAGTAGTAGCTCGTATGAAAGCACAACTCCGAAGACATATGAAACAAGCAGTACCACACGAACAAAAAGCACACTCCAGTTCATTTGGCAGATTTGCAATTGATCAACATTCCGCAGAACTTACAGTAAATGGACGTATTGTCGAATGTTCCGCCCAGCTATTTCAGCTATTACTCTTCTTTTGCGAGAATCCGAACTACGTATTTTCGAAAGAAGAAATATACGAAAAAGTTTGGGGAGCACCTGCCTATAATGGCGATGATAATACCGTAATGGTCCACATTCGAAAACTACGTGAAAAAATTGAACAAGATCCAAGTAAACCAGAATATATAAAAACCGTTCGCGGACTTGGCTATAAATTCATTACAAAGTAG
- a CDS encoding AraC family transcriptional regulator: protein MESYEAQIQRSIDYIEEDVMEKQTLRNLARIAGFSESHFHRVFQALVGDTVMEYVRKRRLARAAYQLSHTDEKVIDIAFEHGFQSHETFTRAFKKLFQMTPSEYRKQEIETPMYYSVNVKQRKLNPYLGGIQMEYRIVNKPEFLMAGYELKTTSKEGKNHQDIPAFWQEYLQKDLGTTIPNRKDTSQWVELGLCTDFNLETGDFTYIIGMEVTDFENVPNEVAKRNFPAATYAVFTTPKVPHEEMVSSIHQTWNAVFSEWFPHSGYEHCGVTEFELYDERCHEDKSEFAQVELWIPVKRK from the coding sequence ATGGAAAGCTATGAAGCACAAATTCAAAGGTCAATTGATTATATTGAGGAAGATGTAATGGAAAAACAGACGCTGCGTAATTTAGCACGTATTGCAGGTTTTTCTGAGTCGCATTTTCATCGTGTATTTCAGGCGTTAGTAGGTGATACAGTAATGGAGTATGTTCGAAAGAGGAGGTTAGCCCGAGCAGCTTATCAACTTTCTCATACGGATGAAAAAGTTATTGATATCGCATTTGAGCATGGCTTTCAATCTCACGAAACGTTCACGAGAGCCTTTAAAAAATTATTTCAAATGACACCGAGTGAATATCGAAAGCAAGAAATTGAAACGCCGATGTATTACAGCGTGAATGTAAAGCAAAGAAAATTAAATCCGTATTTAGGAGGCATACAAATGGAATATCGTATTGTAAATAAACCAGAATTTTTAATGGCGGGTTATGAACTGAAGACGACAAGTAAAGAAGGGAAGAACCATCAAGACATTCCAGCATTTTGGCAAGAATATTTACAAAAAGATCTTGGAACGACGATTCCGAATCGTAAAGATACGAGCCAATGGGTAGAGCTTGGATTATGTACTGATTTTAATTTAGAAACAGGAGACTTCACTTATATTATCGGAATGGAAGTTACAGACTTTGAAAATGTACCAAATGAAGTTGCAAAGCGTAATTTCCCAGCAGCGACATACGCAGTATTCACAACGCCGAAAGTTCCTCATGAAGAAATGGTATCGTCTATTCACCAAACGTGGAACGCAGTATTCTCAGAATGGTTCCCGCATTCAGGATATGAACATTGCGGCGTTACTGAGTTTGAACTATATGATGAGCGTTGCCATGAAGATAAGAGTGAGTTTGCTCAAGTAGAACTTTGGATACCGGTGAAGAGGAAGTAA
- a CDS encoding HD domain-containing protein — MVISDVLYGEFEVDQVLEELIVSKSVQRLKGIHQNGASYLINEKWNVTRFDHSVGVMLLVKKLGGSVEEQIAGLLHDVSHTAFSHVIDYVFHNEGESYHEEIFSSVVKNSEIPAILSKYGYNYEDILLDDSKWTLLERSAPELCADRVDYTLRDMYTYGYVSLEEVHSFLEDVIAVDGKMVLQNIEIAEWFAETYYKEVIDFFMQPMNIYGNDMLAKTLKLALHKKVIHADDFLLEDDELISKLQQCNDSEVHALLRKVHPNVKVKEDRNDYDLYQKNKVRLIDPSLLREGEVVSSSFVSENIRQMSEVAYEKAVRGMYVKVISD; from the coding sequence GTGGTTATATCAGATGTGCTATACGGTGAGTTTGAAGTGGATCAGGTGTTAGAAGAATTAATTGTAAGTAAGTCTGTGCAAAGACTAAAAGGTATTCATCAAAATGGCGCAAGCTACTTAATAAATGAGAAATGGAATGTAACGCGCTTTGATCATTCAGTTGGTGTTATGTTATTAGTTAAAAAACTTGGTGGTTCAGTAGAAGAACAAATTGCAGGTTTACTGCATGACGTATCACATACTGCTTTTTCCCACGTGATTGATTATGTTTTTCATAATGAGGGTGAAAGTTATCATGAAGAGATATTTAGTTCTGTAGTGAAAAACTCAGAAATTCCAGCGATTCTTTCAAAGTATGGTTATAACTATGAAGATATTTTGTTAGATGATTCAAAATGGACGTTACTCGAAAGGTCAGCACCAGAATTATGCGCAGACAGAGTTGATTATACGTTACGAGATATGTATACATATGGGTATGTTTCTTTAGAAGAAGTTCACAGTTTTTTAGAGGATGTCATTGCTGTAGATGGGAAAATGGTCCTTCAAAATATCGAAATAGCTGAATGGTTTGCAGAAACGTATTACAAAGAAGTAATCGATTTCTTTATGCAACCAATGAATATTTACGGAAATGATATGTTAGCAAAAACGCTAAAGTTAGCTCTACACAAAAAGGTTATTCATGCAGATGATTTTCTTCTTGAAGATGATGAGCTAATTTCGAAATTGCAGCAATGTAATGATTCAGAAGTACATGCTTTATTAAGAAAAGTTCATCCGAATGTAAAAGTAAAAGAAGATAGAAATGATTATGATTTGTATCAGAAAAATAAAGTCCGACTCATTGATCCGTCGTTACTTCGTGAAGGTGAAGTTGTTTCATCGTCTTTCGTATCAGAAAACATAAGACAGATGAGTGAGGTCGCTTATGAAAAAGCGGTGAGAGGGATGTATGTGAAAGTGATTTCGGATTAA
- a CDS encoding sensor histidine kinase KdpD, whose protein sequence is MNFNKRLIIQFILQHVFVLVTLLIAVVAAFTYLIFLVTSTSYEPNIPDSDNFMIARYISSEDGDISLKAEVKDLIKEKNDWIQVVEENGKVLYHFNTPSDVPTSYTKASLFSYIQNHIENPYTFTYWEIELEEKNVLVIYGGMLKSNALLKTIKKEHPSVSTDSFTLTEEEQQLLSKEKATLQIFNSKGDEVFSYPNGKKKTFSVIQAALNEKEPWNHKENTSSFYDTNSNHLLVVTAKNEHYYPDDEIDDVFTKKFLIGCGLILLIVFVYLVILSIWYGNKFGKPLLHAMRWLKNIAGGKYEEPVSKKGKPIRFRKSGKEKWSFRLFSDVTNSLEHLSITLKKNDAMRQVLQQTREEWITGLTHDLKTPLSSIYGYALLLESNQYKWTDRDIQQFGSVMKEKSQYMTTLIDDLSLTYQLKNNSLPGQHVNIEMNQFVQKVLLQFINNPTLENQNIEFVPSSNKIQYFIEEKWFQRIIENLLVNAVKHNNETTNVMVKLSQNATSFSLSISDNGKGMDDKTKELLFERYYRGTNTEESNVGTGLGLAITKQLVHAHNGTISIDSELGKGTTIILVFPFRS, encoded by the coding sequence ATGAACTTTAATAAACGACTTATTATCCAGTTTATCCTGCAACACGTATTTGTTTTAGTTACATTACTAATTGCTGTAGTAGCTGCTTTCACTTATTTAATTTTTCTTGTTACTAGCACTTCATATGAACCGAACATTCCAGATTCCGATAATTTTATGATTGCAAGATACATCTCTTCAGAAGATGGCGATATTTCGTTAAAAGCTGAAGTAAAAGACTTAATTAAAGAAAAAAATGATTGGATTCAAGTTGTGGAGGAAAACGGAAAAGTTCTCTATCACTTTAATACGCCAAGTGACGTACCAACATCTTACACGAAAGCATCTTTATTCTCATATATACAGAATCATATAGAAAACCCTTATACATTTACATATTGGGAAATTGAATTAGAAGAAAAGAACGTACTCGTTATTTACGGCGGTATGTTAAAAAGCAATGCATTACTGAAAACAATCAAGAAAGAGCACCCTTCTGTATCTACGGATTCGTTCACATTAACAGAAGAAGAACAGCAATTACTTTCTAAAGAAAAAGCAACACTTCAAATTTTTAATAGTAAGGGCGATGAAGTATTCTCCTATCCAAATGGAAAGAAAAAAACATTTTCTGTTATACAAGCCGCTCTTAATGAAAAAGAACCGTGGAATCATAAAGAAAACACGTCTAGCTTTTACGACACAAATAGTAATCATCTTCTTGTTGTAACTGCTAAAAATGAGCACTACTACCCAGATGATGAAATAGACGATGTATTTACTAAAAAGTTTCTAATCGGATGTGGATTAATCCTTCTTATCGTATTTGTTTATTTAGTCATTCTTTCTATTTGGTACGGTAATAAATTCGGAAAACCGTTATTACATGCAATGCGCTGGCTTAAAAACATCGCTGGTGGAAAGTACGAAGAGCCTGTTAGTAAAAAAGGGAAACCTATTAGGTTCAGGAAATCTGGTAAAGAAAAATGGTCATTCCGCTTATTTAGTGATGTTACAAATTCACTAGAGCATCTTTCTATTACACTCAAAAAAAATGATGCAATGAGGCAAGTACTACAGCAAACACGTGAAGAATGGATTACTGGTCTAACGCACGATTTAAAAACACCACTTAGTTCTATATACGGCTACGCATTATTACTAGAATCCAATCAGTACAAATGGACCGATCGTGACATTCAGCAATTCGGCAGCGTTATGAAAGAAAAATCTCAATATATGACTACATTAATTGATGACTTAAGCTTAACGTATCAATTAAAAAATAACAGTCTTCCTGGGCAGCACGTGAACATTGAAATGAATCAATTCGTCCAAAAAGTATTATTACAATTTATTAATAACCCGACACTTGAAAATCAAAATATTGAATTCGTACCAAGCTCAAACAAAATTCAATATTTCATTGAAGAAAAATGGTTCCAGCGTATTATCGAAAACTTACTCGTAAACGCTGTAAAACATAATAATGAAACGACTAATGTCATGGTAAAACTTTCGCAAAACGCTACTTCATTTTCACTCTCTATTTCAGATAACGGAAAAGGAATGGATGATAAAACAAAAGAGCTTCTATTTGAAAGGTATTACCGAGGAACAAATACAGAAGAAAGCAACGTCGGAACTGGACTTGGCCTCGCCATTACGAAACAGCTCGTTCATGCTCATAACGGAACGATTTCTATCGATAGCGAACTTGGAAAAGGAACGACAATTATACTTGTGTTCCCGTTTCGTTCGTAG
- a CDS encoding DUF5412 family protein has product MKKIFFTILFIIIVFISLGYWKFFTLSGVSGGEKIQSIYSPDKTYTLHIYRHNGGATTSFAIRGELIANNKKFMNTKNIYWNYREEDATVQWLDDHTVMINKHKLHVETDTYDFRKDEREKD; this is encoded by the coding sequence ATGAAAAAGATTTTCTTCACCATTCTATTCATCATTATTGTATTCATTAGTTTAGGATATTGGAAATTCTTCACTTTATCTGGGGTTTCAGGCGGTGAAAAGATTCAATCCATATACTCGCCAGATAAAACGTATACTTTACATATATACAGACATAATGGCGGCGCAACGACTAGTTTTGCTATAAGAGGAGAGCTTATAGCAAATAATAAAAAATTTATGAACACGAAAAATATATACTGGAATTATCGTGAAGAAGATGCAACTGTACAATGGTTAGACGATCATACAGTGATGATTAATAAGCATAAATTACATGTAGAGACGGACACGTATGATTTTAGAAAAGATGAAAGAGAAAAGGACTGA